One Candidatus Palauibacter australiensis DNA segment encodes these proteins:
- a CDS encoding tetratricopeptide repeat protein codes for MADALASGKTPDGGDGRQDAFVRSTFRLATWVNKNMRAVLVGAAGVAMVVVGVVYYTNFQASVREQAASELATLRMTATDPELLIADLETYVERFDGVAAANEGRLVLARTYLDQGRSVEAAEIASTISEAPDRPVGLAARALLAAAQEASGDAETALATWEALGETARFAFQRREARASAARILASLGRLAEAETIFAAIAEEAAGEDPVEAGVYRLRLGEIKARRAGSG; via the coding sequence ATGGCGGACGCACTCGCCAGCGGAAAGACACCAGACGGCGGCGACGGCCGACAGGATGCCTTCGTCCGGTCCACCTTCCGCCTGGCCACCTGGGTCAACAAGAACATGCGGGCGGTGCTGGTGGGAGCCGCCGGCGTCGCAATGGTCGTCGTGGGCGTCGTGTACTACACGAACTTCCAGGCTTCGGTGCGCGAGCAGGCGGCGTCTGAACTCGCGACGCTGCGCATGACCGCCACCGACCCCGAACTCCTCATCGCCGATCTCGAAACCTACGTCGAACGCTTCGACGGCGTCGCGGCGGCGAACGAGGGCCGACTCGTCCTGGCGCGGACGTACCTCGACCAGGGGCGGTCCGTGGAGGCCGCAGAGATCGCGAGCACGATCTCGGAGGCACCGGACCGTCCGGTCGGCCTCGCCGCCCGCGCGCTCCTCGCCGCGGCGCAGGAAGCGTCCGGCGACGCGGAGACCGCCCTCGCGACGTGGGAAGCGCTGGGTGAGACGGCGCGCTTCGCCTTTCAGCGCCGCGAGGCGCGCGCTTCCGCGGCGAGAATCCTCGCGTCCCTCGGTCGTCTCGCGGAGGCCGAGACGATCTTCGCCGCCATCGCCGAGGAAGCCGCGGGGGAGGACCCGGTGGAAGCCGGCGTCTACCGCCTCCGACTCGGAGAGATCAAGGCCCGGCGCGCGGGCAGCGGCTGA
- a CDS encoding DUF5916 domain-containing protein, protein MTASRRVGGFPAGIGIAGSAVRTALWLCATLVAVAPMAAAAQDGGRGKPSVSLHRLDGQGHIQVDGLVDEPAWDEIDPVPLVMYSPTYDGTLTEETRIRIAYDEAYLYVSGQLFDSDLGGIRANSFARDGFSGDDQFSVVIDSYNDHETAVAFVVNPNGARSDRAVWGDAEWTAGTRPFNSDWNAHWNAAVQRTNDGWSAEMQIPFSTLGFQNTGGEVTMGLIVYRSISRKNERHVYPDISPEYGFFGFGKPSLAQRVTFSGVDRANPIYVTPYVLGGMTQIPTLREPPDVRAYWETTDDPTGEPGLDFKYSPSSNLSIDLTANTDFAQVEADDQQINVTRFPLFFPEKRQFFQERSATFDFATGGVTDRVFFSRRIGLDRGELVRIYGGARVVGRAGGLDFGLLNMQTAPAVGRPGENMGVLRLKQQVFNQNSSIGGIVTTRVDAYGKTNVAYGADSEVRVFGDEYLTLRWAQSFDDDVAERNPLDAGTLFAQFERRRQEGFAYSAQYRRVGGDYLPRLGFQLRNEFTLFGGSAGYSWFMGANSALRAVTLSGETQHYYRNADLTPESRVIAPQMMIGLKSGTFMILTSRSSFESIRDPFEIADLKIDPGEYWFHEAEASLRLARGGLVRGEIGGSAGSFYDGRRVSLRLSPALNLSRHFELRPSYHVNRFELPNRDFLTTHLARLNLDFALDTHLSLSTLAQYNSTTEQVSVNARFRYHFREGVDLWVVYNEGYFMDRTNGGVDPRLPFSSGRALMVKYSHTFAF, encoded by the coding sequence GTGACCGCTTCCCGGAGAGTTGGCGGCTTCCCGGCCGGAATCGGGATAGCGGGGTCTGCCGTCCGGACGGCCCTGTGGCTGTGCGCGACGCTCGTGGCGGTGGCGCCGATGGCTGCGGCGGCGCAGGACGGCGGGCGAGGGAAGCCCTCGGTGTCTCTCCACCGGCTCGACGGGCAGGGGCACATCCAGGTCGACGGCCTCGTCGATGAACCCGCGTGGGATGAGATCGACCCCGTGCCGCTCGTGATGTATTCGCCCACGTACGACGGAACCCTCACCGAAGAGACGCGGATCCGGATCGCCTACGACGAAGCGTATCTGTACGTCTCAGGGCAGCTGTTCGATTCGGACCTCGGCGGGATCCGCGCGAACAGCTTCGCGCGCGACGGGTTCAGCGGCGACGACCAGTTCTCGGTCGTGATCGACAGCTACAACGACCACGAGACGGCCGTCGCGTTCGTGGTGAACCCCAACGGCGCCCGATCCGACCGCGCCGTCTGGGGCGACGCGGAGTGGACGGCAGGGACCCGGCCCTTCAACAGCGACTGGAACGCGCACTGGAATGCCGCCGTCCAGCGGACGAACGACGGCTGGTCGGCGGAGATGCAGATCCCGTTCTCGACGCTCGGGTTCCAGAATACGGGCGGGGAAGTGACGATGGGGCTCATCGTCTACCGGTCGATCTCGCGCAAGAACGAACGCCACGTCTACCCCGACATCTCGCCGGAGTACGGGTTCTTCGGTTTCGGTAAACCGTCGCTGGCGCAACGGGTCACCTTCAGCGGCGTGGATCGCGCGAACCCGATCTACGTGACGCCGTATGTGCTCGGGGGGATGACGCAGATCCCGACCCTGCGCGAACCGCCGGACGTGCGGGCGTACTGGGAGACGACGGACGACCCCACCGGGGAACCGGGCCTCGACTTCAAGTACTCGCCATCGTCGAACCTGTCGATCGACCTCACCGCGAACACGGACTTCGCCCAGGTGGAGGCGGACGACCAGCAGATCAATGTCACGCGGTTCCCCCTCTTCTTCCCGGAGAAGCGGCAGTTCTTCCAGGAACGCTCGGCAACCTTCGACTTCGCCACCGGCGGCGTCACCGACCGGGTCTTCTTCAGCCGCCGGATCGGGCTCGACCGCGGCGAACTCGTCCGCATCTACGGGGGTGCGCGCGTGGTGGGGCGGGCCGGGGGCCTCGACTTCGGTCTGCTGAACATGCAGACGGCCCCCGCGGTCGGGCGGCCGGGCGAGAACATGGGCGTGCTGCGGCTCAAGCAGCAGGTCTTCAACCAGAATTCGTCCATCGGCGGGATCGTCACCACGCGCGTCGATGCGTACGGCAAGACGAACGTGGCCTACGGGGCGGACAGCGAGGTTCGGGTGTTCGGGGACGAATACCTGACGCTGCGCTGGGCGCAGTCCTTCGATGATGATGTCGCGGAGCGCAACCCGCTCGACGCCGGGACCCTCTTCGCGCAGTTCGAGCGGCGGAGGCAGGAAGGGTTCGCCTACAGCGCGCAGTATCGCCGCGTGGGAGGAGACTACCTGCCGCGGCTGGGCTTCCAGCTGCGAAACGAGTTCACGCTGTTCGGAGGATCGGCCGGTTATTCCTGGTTCATGGGGGCCAACTCGGCCTTGCGCGCCGTGACGCTGAGCGGCGAGACGCAGCACTACTACAGGAACGCGGATCTCACGCCGGAGTCACGGGTTATCGCCCCTCAGATGATGATCGGCTTGAAGTCCGGGACCTTCATGATTCTCACATCCCGTTCGAGCTTCGAGAGCATCCGGGACCCGTTCGAGATCGCGGATCTGAAGATCGACCCGGGGGAGTACTGGTTCCACGAAGCCGAGGCCTCGCTCCGGCTCGCCCGCGGCGGCCTCGTGCGCGGGGAGATCGGCGGTTCGGCGGGGAGCTTCTACGACGGTCGCCGCGTGAGCCTTCGCCTGAGTCCGGCGCTGAACCTCTCCCGGCATTTCGAGCTTCGCCCGAGCTACCACGTCAACCGTTTCGAGTTGCCGAACCGCGACTTCCTGACGACGCACCTGGCGAGACTGAACCTCGATTTCGCGCTCGACACGCACCTCTCGCTGAGCACGCTCGCACAATACAACTCGACGACGGAGCAGGTGAGCGTGAACGCGCGCTTCCGCTACCACTTCCGAGAGGGCGTGGATCTGTGGGTGGTCTACAACGAGGGCTACTTCATGGACCGCACGAACGGCGGCGTCGACCCGCGCCTCCCGTTCTCATCGGGACGGGCGCTCATGGTCAAGTACTCCCACACCTTCGCCTTCTAG
- a CDS encoding DUF5916 domain-containing protein, with product MPVCLLAAPGLSAQAGGSDQVDAAGLRSPVPVPIPRLAGEIDVDGVVDEPAWDAIEPLPMFMWAPDHGGEMTERTEVRLAHDDEYLYLSGRMYDSNPEGIRANTYLRDAFSGDDLLSVVIDSYNDYETGVWLGTTPAGVRQDRSLSNDGDFTGDVMPFNVDWNAHWQVVTSRNDEGWFAEYRIPFSTLGFQAQGDEVTMGIIVYRFLARKNERHVFPFIGREWGQGGFLKPSQGQRMTLRGVRPTTPAYVTPYVLGGLSRTPVLREPADAASFWGTERDQVAEPGVDLKYSPSSNLAIDLTVNTDFAQVEADDQQVNLTRFSLFFPEKRQFFQERSSTFDFGTGGFTDRVFFSRRIGLEGGELVRIYGGARLVGRLAGLDFGVLNMQTAPAAGRSGENVGVMRLKQQVLNPYSFIGGILTTRYGSNGRNNVAYGLDSQLRLFGDEYLTVTWAQTQDEVVRERNVLDASLVRARWERRTDRGVSYNLFYRRVGPDYLPRLGFQLRHDFTLFGGEFAHTWLRGADATLNAITLAMVGENYQRNVDLTLESRSIRPEVRLEFKSTAMITAYANSQIEDIRRPFPIGAVSIQPGQYRFAEAGIDWQLPRSTIVRGDIRTTAGSFYDGRRVGLIFNPTWTISRYLEVVGGYEVNRLEFPDRGEATTTHLGRLRLNFAFNTHISFSAFAQYNNLDERTSVNARFRYHFREGTDLWIVYNEGFNFERNRGFDPRLPWSAGRNVMIKYSHTFIW from the coding sequence GTGCCGGTATGCCTGCTCGCGGCGCCCGGGCTCTCCGCGCAGGCCGGGGGCTCGGATCAAGTCGACGCCGCGGGGCTCCGCTCGCCCGTTCCGGTTCCCATCCCCCGACTCGCGGGCGAGATCGACGTTGACGGCGTCGTCGACGAGCCGGCCTGGGATGCGATCGAGCCACTCCCGATGTTCATGTGGGCTCCGGACCACGGGGGCGAGATGACGGAGCGGACCGAGGTCCGGCTCGCCCACGACGACGAGTACCTGTACCTCTCCGGCCGGATGTACGACTCGAACCCCGAGGGCATCCGGGCGAACACCTACCTCCGGGATGCGTTCAGCGGGGACGATCTCCTCTCGGTCGTGATCGACAGCTACAACGACTACGAGACCGGCGTCTGGCTCGGGACCACGCCGGCCGGCGTCCGCCAGGATCGCTCGCTCTCCAACGACGGCGACTTCACGGGGGACGTGATGCCGTTCAACGTGGACTGGAACGCCCACTGGCAGGTCGTCACCTCGCGGAACGACGAGGGCTGGTTCGCGGAATACCGGATCCCGTTCTCCACGCTGGGCTTCCAGGCGCAGGGGGACGAAGTGACGATGGGAATCATCGTCTACCGTTTCCTCGCCCGGAAGAACGAGCGCCACGTCTTCCCGTTCATTGGCCGCGAATGGGGGCAGGGGGGCTTCCTCAAGCCTTCGCAGGGCCAGCGCATGACGCTGCGCGGGGTGCGGCCCACGACGCCGGCCTACGTGACGCCGTACGTGCTCGGGGGCCTGAGCCGGACCCCGGTCCTCAGGGAACCGGCGGACGCCGCCTCCTTCTGGGGGACCGAGCGGGACCAGGTGGCGGAGCCGGGCGTCGATCTCAAGTACTCTCCCTCGTCGAACCTGGCCATCGACCTCACCGTCAACACCGATTTCGCGCAGGTGGAGGCGGATGACCAGCAGGTGAACCTCACCCGGTTCTCGCTCTTCTTCCCCGAGAAACGGCAGTTCTTCCAGGAACGCTCCTCGACCTTCGATTTCGGGACGGGAGGGTTCACGGACCGCGTGTTCTTCAGCCGCCGCATCGGGCTCGAAGGGGGCGAACTCGTCCGCATCTACGGGGGCGCGAGGCTGGTCGGCCGGCTCGCCGGCCTGGACTTCGGGGTCCTCAACATGCAGACGGCGCCGGCCGCGGGGCGGTCGGGCGAGAACGTGGGCGTCATGCGCCTCAAGCAGCAGGTGCTCAATCCGTATTCGTTCATCGGCGGGATCCTCACGACCCGCTACGGCTCGAACGGCCGGAACAACGTGGCCTACGGCCTGGACTCGCAGCTGCGCCTGTTCGGGGACGAGTATCTCACGGTGACCTGGGCGCAGACGCAGGACGAGGTCGTCAGGGAGCGCAACGTGCTCGACGCGAGCCTCGTACGGGCGCGCTGGGAGCGGCGGACGGACCGCGGCGTCTCCTACAACCTCTTCTACCGGCGCGTGGGTCCGGACTATCTGCCGCGCCTCGGCTTTCAGCTGCGGCACGACTTCACGCTGTTCGGCGGCGAGTTCGCCCATACCTGGCTCCGCGGGGCCGACGCGACGCTGAACGCGATCACCCTGGCGATGGTGGGCGAGAACTACCAGCGCAACGTCGACCTCACCCTCGAATCCCGCTCGATCCGTCCCGAGGTGCGGCTCGAATTCAAGTCGACCGCGATGATCACGGCCTACGCGAACAGCCAGATCGAGGACATACGGCGGCCGTTTCCGATCGGCGCGGTGTCCATCCAGCCGGGCCAGTACCGCTTCGCGGAGGCCGGGATCGACTGGCAGCTGCCGCGCAGCACGATCGTGCGAGGCGACATCCGGACGACGGCGGGGAGCTTCTACGATGGGCGGCGCGTGGGTCTCATCTTCAACCCCACGTGGACGATCTCCCGCTACCTGGAGGTCGTCGGCGGCTACGAGGTGAACCGGCTCGAGTTCCCCGACCGGGGCGAGGCGACGACGACGCACCTGGGCCGGTTGCGGCTGAACTTCGCCTTCAACACCCACATCTCGTTCAGCGCCTTCGCGCAGTACAACAACCTCGACGAGCGGACGAGCGTCAACGCGCGCTTCCGCTATCACTTCAGGGAGGGCACGGACCTCTGGATTGTGTATAATGAAGGGTTCAACTTCGAACGGAACCGCGGGTTCGATCCGAGGCTGCCGTGGTCGGCGGGGCGAAACGTCATGATCAAGTACTCCCACACCTTCATCTGGTAG